One Helianthus annuus cultivar XRQ/B chromosome 7, HanXRQr2.0-SUNRISE, whole genome shotgun sequence genomic region harbors:
- the LOC110866654 gene encoding uncharacterized protein LOC110866654 → MVHGPCGLLNPKAPCMRDGTCSKSFLKNFEPVTWFDKEGYVHYKRSPNGHHVLRNGIQIDNGYVVPYNKRLSSRFNAHINVEYRGWNMMIKYLFKYISKGADRVRFSIQQAEQDSTSTSTNGHSSVDEIKNFVDGRFICPHEAAWRILNFAIHERNPAVQILAVHLERMQNVTFRDNSKLQSIINNPSFGKTTLTEWLSNNNSETESEGRNLTYTEYPSKYHWDASGKVWIHRVQLCTPAIERLTYVHPTSGELFYLRMLLCHQKGCKSFADIRTVSNTTHATFRDACEALSLIGDDREWQTAFIDASTWATSSELRSLFVHMLLFCEVNKHLLLWEIEWKKMSDDIRLSINGSSRNTNLFVNDFDLQQQVLLEIEKLLRSATPSKSLKNFGLPMPYEVVLATLRNRLLMEETTYDRPALAAQHSQMHATLNADQLRVYNAAIHPHTSETQTTIIIWDEAPMSDRRCFEYLDRTLKDILDNAAHPFSGKSVLLGGDFRQTLPVKPRGTRSEIIASTLPMSYLWQFFKVYTLNENMRVRGDA, encoded by the exons ATGGTTCACGGCCCATGTGGATTGCTCAATCCAAAGGCTCCGTGTATGCGTGATGGTACATGCTccaaaagttttttgaaaaacttCGAACCTGTCACCTGGTTTGACAAGGAAGGATATGTTCATTATAAACGATCACCCAATGGCCATCATGTGTTGAGGAATGGCATTCAAATTGACAATGGTTATGTTGTCCCTTATAACAAACGTTTGTCTAGCCGTTTCAACGCCCATATAAATGTAGAATACCGTGGATGGAACATGATGATTAAGTACTTATTCAAATACATATCAAAAGGAGCAGATCGTGTTAGATTTTCAATTCAGCAAGCCGAACAGGATTCAACATCTACATCCACAAATGGTCATTCGTCTGTTGATGAGATTAAAAATTTTGTAGACGGAAGATTTATTTGCCCACACGAGGCGGCATGGAGAATTTTGAACTTCGCAATTCATGAACGAAATCCTGCTGTGCAAATACTAGCAGTCCACTTGGAGAGAATGCAAAACGTCACTTTCAGAGACAATAGCAAATTACAGTCCATTATCAACAACCCGTCTTTCGGGAAGACGACTTTAACCGAGTGGTTGTCTAACAACAACTCAGAAACAGAATCAGAAGGACGAAATCTAACCTACACTGAATACCCTTCCAAATATCACTGGGATGCATCTGGGAAAGTATGGATTCATCGAGTACAACTATGTACTCCAGCAATAGAACGTCTTACGTATGTTCATCCCACTTCAGGGGAATTGTTTTATCTGCGCATGTTGCTATGTCATCAAAAAGGTTGTAAGTCGTTTGCAGACATACGCACAGTTTCAAACACTACGCATGCAACTTTTCGAGATGCATGTGAGGCACTGAGTTTAATAGGTGATGATAGAGAATGGCAAACAGCCTTTATTGATGCTTCTACTTGGGCCACATCATCTGAATTAAGATCACTTTTTGTTCATATGCTTTTGTTTTGCGAGGTAAATAAACATCTGCTTTTATGGGAAATTGAATGGAAAAAAATGTCTGATGACATACGTCTGTCAATTAATGGTTCTTCTCGAAATACCAATTTATTTGTAAATGACTTCGATTTACAACAACAAGTATTGTTGGAAATTGAAAAGCTTCTAAGATCTGCTACTCCATCGAAGTCACTTAAGAATTTTGGTCTTCCCATGCCATATGAGGTTGTCCTTGCAACATTGAGAAACCGACTTCTAATGGAAGAAACAACTTATGACAGACCAGCTTTAGCTGCTCAACACTCTCAAATGCACGCAACCCTCAATGCAGATCAATTACGTGTCTATAATGCTGCGATACATCCACACACCAGTGAAACTCAG ACGACGATAATAATTTGGGATGAGGCGCCGATGAGTGATCGTCGGTGTTTTGAATACCTTGATAGAACATTGAAAGACATTCTTGACAATGCTGCACATCCATTTAGTGGTAAGTCTGTGCTTCTTGGAGGTGATTTTCGTCAAACACTCCCGGTGAAACCCAGAGGCACACGATCAGAGATCATTGCCTCAACGTTACCAATGTCCTACTTATGGCAGTTTTTCAAAGTGTATACATTAAATGAGAACATGCGTGTTAGAGGTGATGCTTAA
- the LOC110866655 gene encoding uncharacterized protein LOC110866655, with protein sequence MQDSNNFASWLLDIGNGLVGDPDAQDPQNTRTIQIPSNFLIEPGENGIRSLINFVYDEFILNYPSAENLSNRAIVCPKNETADEINKIVLNLTPGETRSYISYDSMVPYAQNTTDVDALYPQEYLNELSFPGIPPHQLDLKINTPVMLIRNINQTLGLCNGTRLLISQLLPTVIEARIITG encoded by the coding sequence ATGCAAGATTCCAACAACTTCGCTTCATGGCTACTAGACATTGGGAATGGGTTAGTAGGAGATCCTGATGCGCAAGATCCACAGAACACACGGACCATTCAGATTCCTTCTAATTTTCTAATTGAACCTGGTGAAAATGGCATCCGTTCTCTTATCAACTTTGTCTATGATGAATTCATACTTAATTATCCATCAGCTGAGAATTTATCAAATAGAGCCATTGTTTGCCCAAAGAATGAAACAGCAGATGAAATAAACAAAATCGTGTTGAATCTAACTCCTGGAGAAACAAGATCTTATATCAGTTATGATTCAATGGTACCATATGCGCAAAACACAACAGATGTTGATGCCTTATATCCACAAGAATATCTAAACGAGCTAAGTTTTCCTGGCATCCCCCCTCATCAACTAGATTTAAAAATCAATACACCTGTCATGCTTATTCGTAACATAAATCAAACGCTAGGTCTATGTAATGGTACTcgattgttaatatctcaattatTGCCGACTGTCATAGAAGCACGCATAATAACAG